A stretch of Terriglobia bacterium DNA encodes these proteins:
- a CDS encoding DUF763 domain-containing protein encodes MKRSGVADLPLHGGRVPPWLAERMTMLGTAISESVLYHYGAPELLSRLSDPFWFQALGCVMGMDWHSSGITTSVMGALKRGLNPRAHELGIYVCGGRGKHSRKTPDELCAVAERESLNGDELARTSRLTAKIDNNAIADGFQLYLHSFVVSRAGDWTVVQQGMNDATGLARRYHWHSATVRDFISEPHTAIVGERVYAGAIMNLVDSRAKAAQAALLEITRENPERTLREVPRLAMPAHHDVREKDIDAKRLGAVLAVAYEKQLRDFANLLLLENLGPRTLQSLALIAEVVHGTPTRFADPARFSFAHGGKDGHPFPVPLKTYDESLSVLRRALQQAKVGHTEKLSGFSRLDRFTRMVESNVEPQVDFEATLAHERQISPSLDGRTVFDDRKPKTRNKNEKQLKLF; translated from the coding sequence ATGAAGCGCTCCGGGGTTGCCGATCTTCCTTTGCATGGCGGGCGTGTGCCTCCGTGGCTTGCCGAGCGCATGACCATGTTGGGCACGGCGATTTCCGAGAGCGTGCTCTACCATTACGGCGCGCCGGAACTTCTCTCCCGCTTGAGCGATCCTTTCTGGTTCCAGGCCCTGGGTTGCGTGATGGGAATGGATTGGCACTCATCAGGAATCACAACGTCTGTCATGGGGGCCTTGAAGCGCGGGCTGAACCCGCGCGCGCATGAGCTGGGCATCTACGTATGTGGCGGACGCGGGAAACATTCACGCAAGACCCCAGACGAGCTTTGCGCTGTGGCCGAGCGTGAGAGCCTGAATGGTGACGAACTGGCGCGCACCAGCCGCCTCACCGCAAAGATCGATAACAACGCCATTGCCGATGGCTTTCAGCTATATCTACACAGTTTTGTGGTGAGCAGAGCCGGAGACTGGACCGTCGTTCAGCAAGGAATGAACGATGCCACAGGGCTAGCCCGCCGCTATCACTGGCATTCAGCAACCGTGCGGGATTTTATTTCCGAGCCGCACACAGCAATCGTGGGCGAACGCGTTTATGCCGGCGCAATCATGAATCTCGTCGATAGCCGGGCCAAAGCCGCGCAAGCCGCTCTGCTGGAGATTACGCGGGAGAATCCCGAGCGCACATTGCGTGAAGTTCCACGGCTCGCCATGCCCGCACATCATGATGTCCGCGAAAAAGATATTGACGCAAAACGGCTGGGCGCGGTGCTGGCCGTCGCCTATGAGAAGCAGCTGCGCGATTTTGCCAATCTGCTGTTGCTGGAAAATCTGGGACCGCGCACATTGCAATCTCTGGCGCTGATTGCCGAGGTGGTGCACGGAACGCCGACGCGCTTTGCTGATCCGGCGCGCTTCTCCTTCGCGCATGGCGGAAAAGATGGCCATCCCTTCCCTGTCCCGCTAAAGACTTATGACGAGTCGCTTTCAGTCTTGCGGCGCGCATTGCAGCAGGCCAAAGTGGGTCATACAGAAAAATTAAGCGGCTTCAGCCGGCTTGACCGCTTTACCCGCATGGTCGAGAGCAATGTTGAGCCACAAGTCGATTTCGAAGCGACTCTGGCTCATGAACGCCAGATTTCTCCATCACTCGACGGCAGAACGGTCTTCGATGATCGCAAGCCGAAGACAAGAAATAAAAACGAGAAGCAACTAAAACTGTTCTAG
- a CDS encoding thioredoxin family protein, with translation MTNRFLWTLIAAILLTAVSPAQFKRVPLQAPANPNPQLYKADANAAQDIRRALASAGKQHKNVLLDFGGNWCIDCHILENAFHQPRIAPLLNSNYIVVHVDVGKYEKNLDLAKKYHVDLQKGVPSLAVLDSLGKVLYGTSDFERAHLMSEDDVIQFLYKWKPSAAGSSSSGTPAHSKR, from the coding sequence ATGACCAATCGGTTTCTATGGACATTGATCGCCGCTATTCTTCTTACCGCGGTTTCGCCAGCACAGTTTAAACGCGTCCCATTACAGGCTCCGGCCAATCCGAATCCACAGTTGTACAAAGCAGACGCGAATGCCGCGCAGGACATCCGGAGGGCGCTGGCTTCCGCCGGCAAGCAGCACAAGAATGTATTGCTCGATTTTGGTGGCAACTGGTGCATTGACTGCCATATCCTGGAAAATGCCTTTCATCAACCCAGGATCGCGCCATTGCTGAACAGCAATTACATTGTTGTGCATGTTGACGTGGGAAAGTACGAAAAGAATCTGGACTTGGCAAAGAAATACCACGTTGATCTGCAAAAAGGCGTGCCGTCGCTGGCGGTGCTGGATTCACTGGGTAAGGTACTCTATGGCACCAGCGATTTTGAGCGCGCGCATTTGATGAGCGAAGATGATGTAATCCAGTTTTTATACAAATGGAAGCCATCTGCCGCGGGAAGTTCTTCTTCCGGAACTCCTGCTCATAGTAAGCGATAG
- a CDS encoding ketopantoate reductase family protein: protein MKFAILGAGGVGGYYGGLLAKNGHDVCVLARSSNLAALRERGLEVRTPEGSFIVPVQASDDVKDFSAVDCALVAVKNYSLAEIAPAAAFLAGQGALIVPLLNGVEVADRLVANGVPQAQLVGGLTAISVVRTAPGVFERRSPFQRVVLGELGQPQAERKQRIDAIARALRDAGVDASVSLDITADLWRKFAFIASMAAACGLSRTAIGPLRATKLGHLLTERAVREVISIARARKVALADDEAERTMKTIDGLPDAMKPSLLIDLEAGRPTEIEDLSGAVSRLGKSCGVETPVHDTAAAAIGVSAKR from the coding sequence ATGAAGTTTGCGATTTTGGGAGCGGGCGGCGTTGGCGGATATTACGGCGGCCTGCTGGCGAAAAACGGCCATGATGTGTGCGTTCTTGCGCGATCGTCCAACCTGGCTGCGCTACGGGAACGCGGTCTGGAAGTCCGGACGCCCGAAGGATCGTTCATTGTTCCAGTGCAGGCAAGCGATGACGTAAAAGATTTCAGCGCCGTGGACTGCGCATTGGTGGCCGTAAAGAATTATTCGCTGGCTGAGATTGCTCCGGCTGCGGCTTTTTTAGCCGGGCAAGGCGCACTGATTGTGCCACTGCTCAATGGCGTTGAAGTGGCGGACCGGTTGGTAGCCAACGGGGTTCCGCAAGCGCAGTTGGTGGGCGGACTCACTGCCATCAGCGTTGTGCGCACCGCGCCGGGCGTTTTTGAACGACGCAGCCCTTTCCAGCGCGTAGTGCTGGGAGAGTTGGGCCAACCACAGGCGGAACGCAAGCAGCGTATCGATGCCATCGCACGAGCTCTTCGCGACGCCGGGGTGGACGCAAGTGTTTCCCTGGACATCACCGCCGACCTATGGAGAAAGTTTGCCTTCATCGCGTCCATGGCCGCCGCTTGCGGGCTGTCACGCACCGCCATTGGCCCGCTTCGCGCAACAAAGCTCGGCCATTTACTGACCGAGCGCGCTGTGCGTGAAGTCATTAGCATCGCCCGCGCACGCAAGGTCGCGTTGGCGGATGATGAAGCAGAACGCACGATGAAGACCATCGATGGTCTGCCGGATGCCATGAAACCAAGCCTGCTGATCGACCTTGAAGCTGGCCGTCCTACGGAAATTGAAGACCTCAGCGGCGCGGTGTCGCGGCTCGGCAAGTCATGCGGCGTGGAAACTCCGGTGCATGACACGGCCGCGGCGGCGATCGGGGTATCCGCCAAAAGATGA
- a CDS encoding DUF2127 domain-containing protein gives MNNQKSLLAKHLGLRGIALIEAAKGLLAVLVAIWLVSLLHKDIQDVAEHLLRILHKIFRLNPDGHLARELIRGARHVTPGNLHLWIGGTLLYSTIRFVEATGLWLEKQWAEWFALISGCLYLPIEIYELAHRATPIKWAIFATNVLIVAYLAWLLWDLHMQRKQDKAALREVVEPATRL, from the coding sequence ATGAATAACCAGAAGAGCCTGCTCGCAAAACATCTTGGCCTGCGCGGAATTGCCCTGATTGAGGCGGCCAAGGGGCTGCTTGCCGTATTGGTGGCGATATGGCTGGTGAGCCTGCTGCACAAAGATATTCAAGATGTGGCTGAGCATCTACTGCGTATTCTTCACAAAATTTTTCGGTTGAATCCTGATGGCCATCTGGCCCGCGAGCTCATTCGCGGAGCGCGACACGTTACCCCGGGAAACCTTCATTTATGGATCGGCGGCACGCTGCTTTATTCCACCATTCGCTTTGTGGAGGCCACGGGGCTGTGGCTGGAGAAGCAGTGGGCGGAATGGTTCGCGCTGATCAGCGGCTGTTTGTATCTTCCCATTGAAATCTATGAACTGGCGCACCGCGCCACGCCGATCAAATGGGCCATTTTTGCCACCAATGTTTTGATTGTGGCGTACCTGGCGTGGCTATTGTGGGACCTGCACATGCAGAGAAAGCAAGATAAAGCCGCTCTTCGCGAGGTGGTGGAACCTGCGACACGACTTTGA
- a CDS encoding SRPBCC family protein yields MADEPYTLSFMQQVARPLPEVFEFFSRAENLEALTPPWLNFKILKVKPQPVQQGTLINYSLRVHGIPLRWTSEIVEWEPPHRFVDLQLRGPYKLWRHEHRFEAGNGGTLITDTITLALPLGVLGQMAYKIKVKSDVQEIFTFRKEKIRALFG; encoded by the coding sequence ATGGCGGATGAACCCTATACTTTGTCTTTCATGCAGCAGGTGGCCCGTCCGCTGCCGGAAGTTTTCGAGTTTTTCTCGCGAGCAGAGAACCTGGAAGCGCTTACTCCTCCGTGGCTGAACTTCAAGATTCTTAAGGTCAAGCCCCAGCCGGTCCAACAGGGGACGCTGATCAATTACAGCCTGCGCGTGCATGGCATTCCGCTGCGCTGGACGAGTGAAATTGTGGAATGGGAGCCGCCGCACCGCTTTGTTGATTTGCAATTGCGCGGTCCGTACAAACTGTGGCGGCATGAGCATCGTTTTGAAGCGGGAAATGGCGGGACGCTGATCACGGACACAATCACTCTCGCGCTTCCGCTTGGCGTTCTGGGGCAGATGGCATACAAGATCAAGGTCAAATCGGACGTGCAAGAAATATTTACCTTCCGAAAAGAGAAGATTCGCGCGCTTTTTGGCTGA
- a CDS encoding VOC family protein, translating into MANIDKHPAGSFCWVELATTDQNAAKKFYTSLFGWAVEDSPMGPDDFYSMFKLSGRNTGAAYTMRKEQRAQGVPPNWMLYIAVENADQSVAKAAQAGGTVHAPAFDVMDIGRMAVLQDPTGAVFSIWQPKKHSGIGITGDNTVCWADLSTANPERASKFYGDLFGWQLMKDEKDPSGYIHIKNGEHFIGGIPPAKHRNPNTPPHWLVYFQVADAEAATAKAAQLGGKILMPARQMENVGTWSIVADPQGAVFSLFKSAR; encoded by the coding sequence ATGGCAAACATTGATAAGCATCCCGCAGGTTCGTTTTGCTGGGTTGAGTTGGCGACCACGGACCAGAATGCCGCAAAAAAATTTTATACATCGCTCTTCGGTTGGGCCGTGGAAGACAGTCCCATGGGGCCGGACGATTTTTATTCCATGTTCAAACTTTCCGGTCGCAATACCGGAGCCGCTTACACCATGCGCAAGGAGCAGCGCGCGCAAGGCGTGCCTCCGAACTGGATGCTTTATATTGCGGTTGAAAATGCCGATCAGTCCGTCGCCAAAGCGGCCCAGGCCGGCGGCACCGTACATGCTCCGGCGTTTGACGTAATGGATATAGGCCGTATGGCCGTTCTCCAGGACCCTACGGGCGCGGTTTTCTCCATTTGGCAGCCCAAAAAGCACAGTGGCATTGGCATCACCGGCGACAACACAGTCTGCTGGGCTGATCTCAGCACTGCGAATCCGGAACGCGCAAGCAAATTTTATGGCGATCTCTTCGGCTGGCAGTTAATGAAAGATGAAAAAGATCCTTCCGGTTACATTCACATTAAGAACGGCGAACATTTCATCGGCGGAATTCCTCCGGCCAAGCACCGGAATCCCAACACTCCACCGCACTGGCTGGTTTACTTCCAGGTGGCCGATGCTGAAGCAGCCACAGCCAAGGCCGCACAACTGGGAGGAAAAATCCTGATGCCTGCGCGCCAGATGGAAAACGTGGGGACATGGTCCATTGTTGCCGATCCGCAGGGCGCGGTGTTTTCATTGTTTAAGTCGGCAAGGTAA
- a CDS encoding YihY/virulence factor BrkB family protein, with amino-acid sequence MWRTVEAVPAKHTLQMAAALSYYFVISMFPAFLLVSAIVAYLPGAHPFEQVLSLMSGFVPRESIELLRKVLATVVTPNRSTLLSFGILGTLWTASGGFAAAIEALDIAYEVEEARPFWVTRPLAVALTLLVGLLLLVALVVMIVGPQFGTWLALRTSLSWLFAQAWPYIHWTVAVVFTVLAVESLYFLAPNVRQRFWATLPGAVLAVGCWIGLSYILGYYFRSFAHFNKTYGAMGAVIALMVWLYWTSFFMLVGAELNCQLAKETKEGKIKQDEKPSGLTELDLTA; translated from the coding sequence GTGTGGCGCACGGTCGAAGCAGTGCCGGCAAAGCACACGCTGCAAATGGCCGCGGCTCTTTCGTATTATTTTGTTATCTCGATGTTTCCGGCGTTTCTTCTTGTCTCTGCGATTGTCGCCTATTTGCCGGGAGCGCATCCTTTCGAACAGGTCTTATCGCTGATGTCGGGTTTCGTACCCCGCGAATCGATTGAGCTTCTGCGCAAGGTGCTTGCCACTGTGGTAACGCCCAACCGAAGCACGCTTCTTTCCTTCGGTATCCTGGGAACGCTGTGGACCGCATCCGGCGGTTTCGCAGCGGCGATTGAGGCTCTCGACATCGCTTACGAAGTTGAAGAAGCGCGTCCGTTCTGGGTAACAAGGCCGCTGGCCGTTGCCCTCACTCTCCTGGTGGGATTACTTCTTTTGGTCGCGCTCGTGGTGATGATTGTGGGCCCGCAATTTGGGACCTGGCTGGCATTGCGGACGAGCCTCTCATGGCTGTTTGCGCAAGCCTGGCCATATATCCATTGGACAGTTGCAGTGGTGTTCACCGTTCTCGCCGTGGAATCTCTCTATTTTCTTGCGCCGAACGTGAGGCAGCGTTTCTGGGCCACGCTTCCTGGAGCTGTGTTGGCCGTGGGCTGCTGGATCGGTCTTTCCTACATTCTGGGTTATTACTTCCGCAGCTTTGCTCACTTCAACAAAACCTACGGCGCCATGGGCGCTGTGATCGCGCTGATGGTGTGGCTCTACTGGACAAGCTTCTTCATGCTGGTGGGAGCAGAGCTGAATTGCCAGTTGGCAAAAGAGACGAAAGAAGGAAAAATCAAGCAGGACGAAAAACCGAGTGGGCTCACGGAACTGGACCTGACAGCGTAG
- a CDS encoding S9 family peptidase has translation MPEVVRTRVAIIFACLLLAPAVLAQPASSARSKASSSSMDNVIATLWAGKNFDQTAISPNGKQVAWVEITKDGSAIFVSAVTGGTPRRITAGGQSESAVAWSPDSKQIAFLSDAAKPDQPQIYVTNAAAGSPRKLTNVKGFLASPGWSPDGKTLAFLFTENAERAAGPLVAEKAQTGVIKEAVTEQRLTLVDAAGGKLRQISPADMYVYEYAWSPDGKNFVTTAAHGNGDDNWYVAQIYTIPAVGGERKSIYTPPIDSQIAVPAWSPDGKTVAFISGIMSDEPAVGGDIFIVPAEGGAAKNITPGMKASASWLTWTSGGKILFGEDVDGESGVATVEPSSGDIATLTRGPGELNAYGWGTAVSLAADGKTAAVIRQSLAHPPEIWAGVINEWKQITSRNASLKPAWGEAKSIHWQNDGFNLQGWLLYPANFDSTKNDATKKYPMVLQVHGGPSSMQHSAWPGPHSFGVALSATGYFVFMPNPRGSFGQGEAFTRANVKDFGYGDFRDIMTGIDQAIKQAPIDEHRLGITGWSYGGYMTMWAVTQTNRFAAAVAGAGLANFQSYYGENQIDKWMVPFFGATVYDDPQVYAKSSPITFIKNAKTPTLVLVGDSDGECPTPQSYEFWHALKTIGTETELVVYEHEGHMFVDPSHQRDVIERVAAWFNQKLK, from the coding sequence ATGCCTGAAGTGGTAAGAACAAGAGTGGCGATCATTTTTGCCTGTCTGCTGCTGGCTCCTGCGGTACTTGCCCAGCCTGCTTCCTCCGCTCGCTCAAAGGCCAGTTCTTCATCCATGGACAACGTGATTGCCACTCTCTGGGCCGGCAAAAATTTTGATCAGACCGCCATCTCGCCCAACGGCAAACAAGTCGCATGGGTGGAGATCACTAAAGACGGATCGGCAATCTTTGTTTCCGCAGTGACTGGCGGTACGCCACGCCGCATTACAGCCGGTGGACAATCCGAGAGCGCCGTTGCATGGTCGCCGGACAGCAAGCAGATCGCTTTTCTCTCTGACGCTGCCAAGCCCGACCAGCCTCAGATCTATGTTACCAACGCTGCCGCCGGCTCGCCGCGCAAGCTCACCAACGTAAAAGGATTTCTCGCCTCGCCTGGCTGGTCGCCTGACGGCAAGACCCTCGCATTCCTATTTACTGAGAACGCTGAGCGTGCTGCTGGCCCTCTGGTGGCGGAAAAAGCGCAGACTGGAGTGATTAAAGAAGCTGTCACTGAGCAGCGTCTTACACTCGTCGATGCGGCAGGTGGCAAGCTGCGCCAGATCTCGCCCGCCGATATGTATGTGTACGAGTATGCATGGTCGCCGGACGGCAAGAACTTTGTGACCACAGCGGCCCACGGCAATGGTGACGACAACTGGTACGTCGCGCAAATCTATACCATCCCTGCCGTTGGCGGAGAGAGGAAATCAATTTACACACCGCCCATCGATTCGCAAATCGCAGTGCCTGCCTGGTCGCCGGACGGCAAGACGGTCGCTTTCATCTCCGGCATTATGAGTGACGAGCCCGCTGTTGGTGGCGATATCTTTATCGTTCCCGCTGAAGGCGGTGCAGCTAAAAATATCACGCCCGGCATGAAAGCTTCCGCCAGTTGGCTTACGTGGACTAGCGGCGGCAAGATTCTTTTCGGTGAAGATGTGGATGGCGAAAGCGGAGTCGCCACCGTCGAACCAAGTTCTGGTGATATTGCAACCCTCACTCGCGGACCGGGCGAACTCAATGCATATGGCTGGGGCACGGCTGTCTCTCTTGCCGCCGACGGAAAAACTGCGGCGGTGATTCGGCAGTCTCTGGCGCATCCTCCAGAAATCTGGGCCGGAGTGATTAATGAATGGAAGCAGATCACCTCGCGTAACGCTTCGCTTAAGCCCGCGTGGGGAGAAGCGAAGAGCATCCATTGGCAGAATGACGGTTTCAATTTGCAAGGCTGGCTGCTTTATCCGGCCAATTTTGATTCAACAAAAAACGACGCGACAAAAAAATACCCCATGGTGCTGCAAGTGCATGGCGGCCCCAGTTCCATGCAGCATTCAGCGTGGCCCGGCCCGCACAGCTTTGGCGTGGCGCTTTCGGCCACCGGCTATTTCGTTTTCATGCCTAACCCACGCGGCAGCTTTGGCCAGGGTGAAGCTTTCACGCGCGCCAACGTCAAGGATTTTGGCTATGGAGATTTTCGCGACATCATGACAGGCATTGACCAGGCAATCAAGCAAGCGCCTATCGACGAGCATCGCCTTGGCATCACCGGCTGGAGCTATGGTGGTTACATGACCATGTGGGCGGTTACGCAGACCAATCGCTTTGCCGCCGCGGTGGCTGGGGCAGGTTTAGCTAATTTCCAGAGCTACTATGGCGAAAACCAGATCGATAAATGGATGGTCCCGTTTTTCGGCGCGACCGTTTATGACGATCCTCAGGTTTATGCCAAAAGCTCACCTATCACATTCATTAAAAATGCCAAAACGCCGACTCTGGTTCTGGTGGGCGATAGCGACGGCGAATGTCCGACTCCACAGTCGTATGAATTCTGGCATGCGCTCAAGACAATTGGCACGGAAACAGAACTGGTTGTCTATGAGCATGAAGGACATATGTTCGTGGATCCCTCGCATCAGCGGGACGTGATTGAGCGCGTGGCGGCATGGTTCAACCAGAAACTGAAGTAA
- a CDS encoding class A beta-lactamase-related serine hydrolase, whose product MYTAHAMMKRFFLSLITALACIPAMAQCCPEKPTTEKREALWQKLQEELKAIDKGLDGVMGLAVKDLASGETFFIHGDEIMPQASSIKIAVLAELYLQAQQGKLKLTDEYVVRSQDLVSGSDIMLGLTPGVTRLTLRDLATMMVAVSDNSATNVLIGRVGMENVNAMLDSLGLHATRLRRQMMDLKAAGEGRENVSTPREMMTLLETVYRGKLLNKEMTADFIKVLSTHKESSLLQGLPDDAVAASKPGELEAVRNDSGIIFVKNRPYILCVMTTYLEDEKEGSAAIRKIAALTYSYFDRVSRGSEYGRVVSPK is encoded by the coding sequence ATGTACACTGCACACGCCATGATGAAACGATTTTTCCTGTCTTTAATTACCGCGCTTGCCTGCATTCCTGCCATGGCCCAATGCTGCCCAGAAAAACCCACCACAGAAAAACGTGAAGCGCTCTGGCAGAAACTTCAGGAAGAATTGAAAGCCATCGATAAAGGACTGGATGGCGTCATGGGTCTCGCTGTCAAAGACCTCGCCTCGGGAGAAACTTTCTTCATTCATGGCGATGAAATCATGCCGCAGGCCAGTTCCATTAAGATCGCGGTGCTGGCAGAACTTTATCTTCAGGCGCAGCAGGGCAAGCTCAAGCTGACGGATGAATACGTGGTGCGCAGCCAGGACCTGGTTTCCGGCAGCGACATCATGCTGGGCCTGACGCCGGGAGTAACGCGCCTGACGCTCCGCGACCTGGCCACGATGATGGTGGCAGTGAGCGATAACAGCGCGACCAACGTCCTGATCGGGCGCGTTGGCATGGAAAACGTTAACGCCATGCTGGATAGCCTGGGCTTGCACGCAACCCGGCTGCGGCGGCAGATGATGGACCTGAAAGCTGCCGGCGAAGGCCGCGAAAACGTTTCCACGCCGCGCGAGATGATGACGCTGCTGGAAACCGTTTATCGCGGCAAGCTGCTCAACAAAGAGATGACCGCCGATTTCATCAAAGTCCTGAGCACCCATAAAGAGAGCTCGCTCCTGCAAGGCCTGCCGGATGATGCCGTGGCAGCCAGCAAGCCCGGTGAACTGGAAGCCGTGCGAAATGACTCTGGAATTATTTTCGTGAAAAATCGCCCCTACATTTTGTGCGTAATGACCACATATCTAGAGGACGAAAAGGAAGGCTCCGCCGCCATCCGCAAGATTGCCGCCCTTACGTATAGTTACTTCGATCGAGTGTCCCGCGGATCTGAATATGGCCGCGTCGTGTCGCCCAAATAG
- a CDS encoding WYL domain-containing protein yields the protein MRGSLHVIRHPAPAGVDPGVHKLILTAIHERRLLRFSYHGKHRIVEPQDYGIQKGVVNLFTYQTGGESSSSRLPDWRKFAVLRMSSLELLDETFPGSRSVPSQRHQEWDVLFARVDHS from the coding sequence ATGAGGGGCTCGCTTCACGTAATACGGCACCCTGCGCCTGCCGGCGTGGATCCTGGTGTTCACAAGCTCATCCTGACGGCGATTCATGAGAGACGCCTGTTGCGTTTTTCCTATCACGGTAAGCATCGAATCGTGGAGCCGCAGGATTATGGCATTCAAAAAGGAGTCGTGAACCTCTTTACGTACCAGACCGGCGGCGAAAGCAGCAGCAGCCGTTTGCCTGACTGGCGCAAGTTTGCCGTTCTGAGAATGTCCAGCCTTGAATTGCTGGATGAAACATTCCCCGGCAGCCGGTCTGTTCCTTCGCAAAGGCATCAGGAGTGGGATGTGCTGTTTGCCAGAGTCGATCATTCTTAA
- a CDS encoding response regulator has protein sequence MTPARRKVRILLVDGNSTVQHLRALMLRMRGYNVDTAVDLEAARTVISAAPQYDLVIVDVGHFADPGLEFCEEIKQRHPHQKILMQVDGHIYLGRETCPDKVVSKQEGPHHFVEEVERLLPAS, from the coding sequence ATGACCCCAGCCAGACGCAAAGTCCGTATTCTGCTTGTTGATGGCAATAGCACCGTGCAGCATTTGCGGGCCCTGATGCTGCGGATGCGAGGCTATAACGTTGATACCGCTGTTGATCTGGAAGCCGCCCGCACAGTAATTTCAGCCGCTCCGCAGTACGATCTTGTGATCGTTGACGTGGGCCACTTTGCCGATCCCGGCCTGGAATTCTGCGAAGAGATCAAGCAGCGGCATCCCCATCAGAAAATCCTTATGCAGGTGGATGGGCACATCTATCTCGGTCGCGAAACCTGTCCGGACAAGGTGGTTTCAAAGCAGGAAGGGCCGCACCACTTTGTGGAAGAAGTAGAACGGTTGCTGCCTGCTTCTTAG